A region of Candidatus Bathyarchaeia archaeon DNA encodes the following proteins:
- a CDS encoding TRAP transporter large permease subunit, with the protein AYLIAIAFAFGYIVGLGLPPSATYITTALVVAPIMIGMGINPWVAHFFAFLVAVMSELSTPTSVTAAVAARIADCSFNRAMLKACEMAIPLYIMMFSIFIRAELVMEPGPSMLWAFAIVLLGVLASVAGIHAAYGRNPAMNLAMKALAFISASIAAFHPDSAFATAAAIASLPLIILGIFRTRAIFAGRAGPSPSRIQAS; encoded by the coding sequence GCCTATCTCATAGCCATAGCCTTCGCATTCGGATATATCGTCGGCCTCGGCCTCCCCCCATCCGCCACCTATATAACCACGGCCCTCGTCGTCGCCCCGATAATGATCGGCATGGGCATAAACCCATGGGTTGCGCATTTCTTCGCATTCCTCGTCGCCGTAATGTCCGAGCTCTCGACGCCCACATCCGTTACCGCGGCGGTCGCCGCTAGGATAGCCGATTGCTCCTTCAACAGGGCGATGCTGAAGGCATGCGAGATGGCCATACCGCTATATATAATGATGTTCTCCATATTCATCAGGGCGGAATTGGTCATGGAGCCCGGCCCATCGATGCTATGGGCCTTCGCCATCGTCCTATTGGGCGTATTGGCATCCGTGGCCGGGATCCATGCCGCATATGGCCGGAACCCGGCAATGAACTTGGCCATGAAGGCGCTCGCATTCATATCGGCATCGATCGCGGCCTTCCATCCCGATTCGGCCTTTGCAACGGCGGCAGCGATCGCCTCCCTGCCCCTTATAATATTGGGCATATTCAGGACTAGGGCCATATTCGCCGGGCGCGCCGGCCCCTCGCCGAGCCGAATTCAAGCCTCATAG
- the pstB gene encoding phosphate ABC transporter ATP-binding protein PstB: protein MALGRHSGEFKIETEGLNVWFWDKHVVKDFNIGIRANCITAIIGPSGCGKTTLLRAFNRMNEMIEGSRTSGSIYLDGEDINSSKTDVVELRRRVGMVFQKPNPFPKSIYDNVAFGPRIHGVKDKRKLDEIVRFSLEEAALWDEVKDRLHESALGLSGGQQQRLCIARALAVAPEVILMDEPCSALDPISTSKIEELMRRLKRNYTVVLVTHNIQQAARVADYTAFMYLGELIEYGETSRIFERPEKELTERYITGRFG from the coding sequence ATGGCCTTGGGGAGGCATTCCGGCGAGTTCAAGATAGAGACCGAGGGCCTGAACGTATGGTTCTGGGATAAGCACGTGGTCAAGGATTTCAACATTGGCATAAGGGCCAATTGCATAACCGCGATAATAGGGCCATCGGGTTGCGGGAAGACGACTCTATTGAGGGCCTTCAATAGGATGAACGAGATGATAGAGGGTTCGAGGACCTCGGGCTCCATCTACTTGGACGGCGAGGATATAAACTCATCCAAGACGGACGTTGTAGAGCTGAGGAGGCGGGTCGGGATGGTCTTCCAGAAGCCTAACCCCTTCCCAAAATCCATATACGACAACGTGGCCTTCGGGCCAAGGATCCATGGGGTTAAGGATAAGCGGAAGCTCGATGAGATAGTCAGGTTCAGCTTGGAGGAGGCCGCGCTTTGGGATGAGGTCAAGGATAGGCTCCACGAATCGGCCCTCGGGCTCTCCGGCGGGCAGCAGCAAAGGCTTTGCATCGCAAGGGCCTTGGCAGTCGCGCCGGAGGTCATATTGATGGACGAGCCCTGCTCGGCGCTGGACCCGATTTCCACATCGAAGATAGAGGAGCTGATGCGCAGGCTTAAGAGGAATTATACGGTCGTCCTAGTGACCCATAATATACAACAGGCGGCTAGGGTGGCGGATTATACGGCCTTCATGTATTTGGGCGAACTGATAGAGTACGGGGAAACGAGCCGCATATTCGAGAGGCCCGAGAAGGAGCTTACGGAGAGATACATAACCGGGAGGTTCGGATAA
- the phoU gene encoding phosphate signaling complex protein PhoU, which yields MESALGRELSALFKRVGEMAELAERTVRASIDAFLSGNEAGIQLRSWSDELRSMQEVVEGRAVEIIARYQPVATDLRRVKSLMKVSYDLSRFGRYAYDIARTLELIGPYGPCELGAVRDMAEKAIDVINASIRAFLNGDLELARGIDAMDSEIDAMYVGYLKRAVSEPPGDFKCLAAGLLFARHLERMADHAVYISKSVIYMLTGQTD from the coding sequence TTGGAAAGCGCGCTGGGGAGGGAACTATCGGCCCTCTTCAAGAGGGTCGGGGAGATGGCGGAGCTGGCCGAGAGGACCGTGAGGGCCTCGATCGATGCGTTCCTTAGCGGGAACGAGGCCGGCATACAGCTGAGGAGCTGGTCCGATGAGCTCAGATCGATGCAGGAGGTGGTTGAGGGAAGGGCCGTCGAGATAATCGCTAGATATCAGCCAGTGGCCACGGACCTGAGGCGGGTGAAATCCCTCATGAAGGTCAGCTATGACTTATCCAGGTTCGGGAGGTACGCCTACGACATAGCTAGGACTTTGGAGCTAATAGGCCCATATGGGCCCTGCGAGCTCGGGGCCGTTAGGGATATGGCCGAGAAGGCGATCGATGTGATAAACGCGAGCATCAGGGCCTTCTTGAACGGCGATTTGGAGCTGGCGAGGGGGATCGATGCCATGGATAGCGAGATCGACGCCATGTACGTCGGGTATTTGAAAAGGGCTGTTAGCGAGCCGCCTGGGGATTTCAAATGCCTCGCCGCGGGCCTGCTCTTCGCGAGACATCTCGAGAGGATGGCCGATCACGCCGTTTACATATCTAAATCCGTGATATATATGCTCACCGGCCAAACGGATTGA
- a CDS encoding HAD family hydrolase, with translation MAINAIIFDLDGTLVDSMEIVHETLNLILRDLGLRGVSREEMAEIAGMRLSDILAMRAPWLDHRAAEEGEERFKAIYSTSQLRLIPGAKEAMEWLRSQGIRMGLVTTTPKGPALEVIERLGIADYFSIVVAVEDVERPKPHPDGPLKASRSLGVDPRYCAFVGDSPNDIKAGKAAGTRTIGVLTGFSSSERLAREGADLILRSVGELPSALLGWDP, from the coding sequence ATGGCCATCAATGCCATTATATTCGATTTGGACGGGACCTTAGTCGATTCGATGGAAATCGTTCACGAAACCTTGAACCTCATACTCCGAGATCTTGGGTTGAGGGGAGTGAGCAGGGAGGAGATGGCGGAGATCGCCGGGATGAGGCTCTCGGATATATTGGCCATGAGGGCCCCGTGGCTGGATCATCGAGCTGCCGAGGAGGGCGAGGAAAGGTTCAAGGCGATATACTCGACCAGCCAATTGCGCTTGATACCGGGCGCTAAGGAGGCGATGGAATGGCTGAGGAGCCAAGGGATCCGGATGGGCTTGGTTACCACGACGCCCAAGGGGCCCGCCCTAGAAGTGATCGAGCGGCTTGGGATAGCGGATTATTTCTCAATTGTGGTAGCGGTCGAGGATGTGGAGCGCCCAAAGCCCCATCCGGACGGCCCTTTGAAGGCTTCGAGGTCCTTGGGGGTCGATCCTCGATATTGCGCCTTCGTGGGCGATAGCCCGAACGACATCAAAGCCGGCAAGGCCGCCGGGACGAGGACCATCGGGGTCCTGACGGGCTTCAGCTCGAGCGAGAGGCTGGCGAGGGAGGGGGCCGATCTGATCCTGAGAAGCGTTGGGGAGCTCCCATCGGCCCTCCTAGGATGGGATCCCTAA
- the ppdK gene encoding pyruvate, phosphate dikinase has protein sequence MELGKSIVFFDEGLTDRKLLGGKGAGLAEMMKLGIPVPPGFTITTEVCRLFYEGGERLPDGLMEEVRRAMGKLEELTGKGFGDHENPLLVSVRSGAAISMPGMMDTVLNLGLNDRVVEGLARATGDERFAYDAYRRFIQLFGKIVLGIDESLFSRALEELKRERGAEYDTDLDAGALRELVRRYKAIILKELGRPFPEDPYEQLEGAIAAVFRSWNSKRCVDYRRQFRITPDIADGTAVNIVAMVFGNMGPDSSTGVVFTRDPATGERGLYGDYLPNAQGEDVVAGIRTPRPIQELEAEAPRLYKELVEISERLERHFRYPQDIEFTIERGKLWILQTRNAKMNAAAKVRSSVDMVKEGIITKEEAIMRVEPEELEQLLHKRVDPKFNGEALAIGIPASPGAASGIAVFDADEAERRHRAGERVILVREETKPEDIHGFFASEGILTSRGGKTSHAAVVARGMGKPCVVGCGGIIIDPVERLFRAGEVVVKEGDLITIDGGSGKVYLGLVPLVEPELAGGLQELLAWADEFRRLGVRANADTPEAARLARRFGAEGIGLCRTERMFNAPDRLPVVIEMIMAEDEAQRRAALEKLEPMQKGDFKEILKAMEGLPVTIRLLDPPLHEFLPNVEELTRALEKAKGNPAEEERLRKILARAKALAEVNPMLGHRGVRVGITHPEIYEMQVRAILEATAELMKSGVEVKPQIMIPQVAMAEELEVVKGIVERVRAEVERKYGMRLDFKFGTMIEVVRACLVAGEIAKHAEFFSFGTNDLTQGAFSFSREDAENKFLPKYMEKGILPFNPFQTIERAVARLMAICVQEGRRTRPDLEIGICGEQGGDPASIGICHELGLTYVSASPYRIPIARLAAARAAIREGGRGAPRVAG, from the coding sequence TTGGAGCTAGGGAAGAGCATAGTGTTTTTCGATGAGGGGCTCACCGATAGGAAGCTATTGGGCGGGAAGGGGGCCGGGTTGGCCGAGATGATGAAGCTCGGGATCCCAGTCCCCCCAGGATTCACGATAACCACCGAGGTCTGCCGGCTCTTTTACGAAGGGGGCGAGAGATTGCCCGATGGACTCATGGAGGAGGTCAGGAGGGCTATGGGTAAGCTCGAGGAGCTCACGGGGAAGGGGTTCGGCGATCACGAGAATCCCCTCCTCGTTTCCGTTAGATCCGGCGCCGCCATTTCGATGCCCGGGATGATGGATACGGTCCTGAACTTAGGCCTCAATGATAGGGTCGTCGAGGGGCTCGCGAGGGCGACTGGGGACGAGAGGTTCGCCTATGATGCCTATAGAAGATTCATACAGCTCTTCGGGAAGATAGTCCTCGGGATCGATGAATCCCTCTTCAGCCGCGCCTTGGAGGAGCTCAAGAGGGAGCGGGGCGCTGAATACGATACCGATCTGGATGCGGGGGCCCTGAGGGAGCTCGTTAGGAGGTATAAGGCCATAATCCTTAAGGAGCTCGGGAGGCCGTTCCCCGAGGATCCCTATGAGCAGCTCGAGGGGGCCATAGCCGCGGTCTTCAGAAGCTGGAACTCCAAGAGATGCGTCGATTATCGAAGGCAGTTCAGGATAACGCCCGACATAGCGGATGGGACCGCAGTGAACATCGTCGCCATGGTATTCGGGAACATGGGCCCGGATAGCTCCACGGGCGTCGTCTTCACGAGGGATCCGGCGACTGGGGAAAGGGGCCTCTATGGAGATTATTTGCCTAATGCCCAAGGCGAGGATGTGGTGGCCGGCATCAGGACCCCGAGACCCATACAGGAATTGGAGGCCGAGGCCCCGAGATTATACAAGGAGCTGGTCGAGATCTCCGAGAGGCTCGAGAGGCACTTCAGGTATCCGCAGGACATAGAGTTCACTATAGAGAGGGGCAAGCTCTGGATCCTACAAACTAGGAACGCGAAGATGAACGCCGCCGCGAAGGTGAGGAGCTCCGTCGATATGGTCAAGGAGGGGATAATAACCAAGGAGGAAGCGATCATGAGAGTAGAGCCGGAGGAGCTTGAGCAGTTGCTTCATAAAAGGGTCGATCCGAAGTTCAACGGGGAGGCCCTAGCCATAGGCATTCCGGCATCGCCGGGCGCCGCTTCCGGGATCGCCGTATTCGACGCGGATGAGGCGGAGCGGAGGCATAGGGCCGGGGAGCGCGTCATATTGGTTAGAGAGGAAACGAAGCCCGAGGATATCCACGGCTTCTTCGCCTCCGAGGGGATCCTAACGAGCAGGGGCGGCAAGACCAGCCATGCTGCAGTCGTGGCTAGGGGGATGGGGAAGCCTTGCGTGGTCGGCTGCGGCGGCATAATAATAGACCCCGTCGAGCGCCTCTTCAGGGCCGGGGAAGTCGTCGTCAAGGAGGGCGATCTGATAACAATAGACGGCGGCTCCGGGAAGGTCTATTTGGGATTGGTCCCATTAGTGGAGCCGGAGCTGGCCGGAGGCCTCCAAGAGCTATTGGCTTGGGCGGATGAGTTCAGGAGGTTGGGGGTTAGGGCCAACGCCGATACGCCTGAGGCGGCCCGGCTGGCTAGGAGGTTCGGAGCTGAGGGGATCGGCCTATGCCGGACCGAGAGGATGTTCAACGCGCCGGATAGGCTGCCCGTCGTCATAGAAATGATAATGGCCGAGGACGAAGCCCAAAGGCGAGCCGCGCTGGAGAAGCTCGAGCCGATGCAGAAGGGGGATTTCAAGGAGATACTCAAGGCGATGGAGGGCCTCCCGGTGACCATAAGGCTTCTCGATCCGCCACTCCATGAGTTCCTCCCGAACGTGGAGGAGTTGACCCGAGCGCTCGAAAAGGCCAAGGGGAATCCGGCGGAGGAGGAGCGCCTCCGCAAGATATTGGCGAGGGCCAAGGCCTTGGCCGAGGTGAACCCCATGCTCGGGCATAGGGGCGTCAGGGTCGGAATAACGCATCCGGAGATATACGAAATGCAAGTTAGAGCGATCCTCGAGGCGACGGCCGAGTTAATGAAATCCGGCGTGGAAGTCAAGCCCCAGATAATGATTCCACAGGTGGCCATGGCCGAGGAGTTGGAAGTCGTAAAGGGAATAGTTGAAAGGGTGAGGGCCGAGGTGGAGCGCAAGTATGGCATGAGGCTCGATTTCAAGTTCGGGACCATGATAGAGGTCGTCAGGGCCTGCTTGGTGGCCGGGGAGATAGCCAAGCACGCGGAGTTCTTCAGCTTCGGGACCAACGACCTCACGCAAGGGGCGTTCAGCTTCAGCAGGGAGGATGCTGAGAACAAGTTTCTCCCGAAATATATGGAGAAGGGCATCCTGCCCTTCAACCCATTCCAAACGATCGAGAGGGCGGTCGCGAGGCTCATGGCCATATGCGTTCAAGAGGGAAGGCGGACTAGGCCGGATTTGGAAATAGGCATCTGCGGCGAGCAGGGAGGGGATCCGGCATCGATAGGGATTTGCCATGAGCTCGGCTTGACCTACGTGAGCGCATCCCCCTACAGGATCCCAATCGCTAGGTTGGCCGCGGCTAGGGCTGCCATAAGGGAGGGGGGGAGGGGGGCTCCAAGGGTCGCGGGCTGA
- a CDS encoding UPF0146 family protein, which yields MIKDLYDLASFIANNYAWARKIAEPMVGKSPWLAAALRAMMPSTEVLVTDVDPSAIDFARSSCPGLRAELDDLLSPKLELYDGADLIYTIRPPPELIPCAAGLARRVGSDLIVRPHWGEEAGFDFERRMGWRFLTHRSARFFILRHRPSRPTQER from the coding sequence ATGATTAAGGACCTATACGACCTAGCTAGCTTCATAGCCAATAACTACGCTTGGGCTAGGAAGATAGCGGAGCCCATGGTTGGGAAAAGCCCATGGCTGGCAGCGGCCCTGAGGGCGATGATGCCCTCGACGGAGGTATTGGTCACGGATGTAGATCCAAGCGCGATAGATTTCGCGAGATCCTCTTGTCCCGGCCTAAGGGCGGAATTGGATGATTTGCTCTCCCCCAAGCTCGAGCTATACGATGGGGCGGATTTAATCTACACAATCCGCCCCCCTCCGGAGCTCATCCCCTGCGCCGCGGGTTTGGCCCGGAGGGTGGGCTCGGATCTCATAGTGCGCCCCCATTGGGGGGAGGAGGCGGGCTTCGATTTCGAGCGCCGGATGGGGTGGAGGTTCCTAACCCACCGCTCGGCCCGGTTCTTCATCCTGAGGCATCGGCCATCACGCCCGACCCAAGAACGATAG
- the ppsA gene encoding phosphoenolpyruvate synthase, with the protein MGSVAKSERIVVWFDELGKDDIGLVGGKNANLGELRSFGIPIPPGFAITSHAYKRFLHETGIADRIYAIIEETIKDGTDPAQFDEASRKVRSIMESAKIPDDIEGEIKAAYRKLCKEAGGENLFVAVRSSATAEDLPGASFAGQQETYLNVQGEEELMEKVKKCWSSLFTPRAIFYRTSKGFPHDKVLISVGVQRMVDSRSSGVMFTLDPVTGDRDRIVIESTWGLGESLVSGAVNPDRFVVDKNKMEIVLREIADKRIEYIKDPQTGRTVHAQVPQERRRRPSLSDQEVKRLAELGREIEEHYGAPQDIEFAIERSAEFPKNIFIVQARPETVWSIKEKAETIVEKATAADMIPILKGLPASPGVHAGRAEVVMSPEEAERKIKKGDILVTRMTNPDWVPYMKRAGAVITDDGGVTCHAAIVSRELGIPCIVGAKNATKVLKTGKEYTVDAKSGVVYEGLVEAILKPEAEGAPALPSPAPPSPITATKVYVNLSIPEIAEKVFKETNPDGVGLLRAEHLMLSVGKHPRLLIEEGGEQKMIDAFAEGIRKVAEAAFPRPVVYRFLDFKPDEFLSLPGGDKYERDAGHVGPNPLIGYRGCFRYVKEPDVFRLECRAIRKVREQFGLTNVWAMLPFVRTLNEFKNAKRIMEEEGLVRSSNFKLWIMVEVPSTVFLIDKFIEEGIDGVSFGTNDLTMLILGIDRDDASVQEIYDERNLAVLRAMSHVIRVCRERGVTTSICGQAPSNYPELVEFLVKEGASSLSVNPDKVVETKLLVASIEQKMILEGIRGAKPSQGPFGFP; encoded by the coding sequence TTGGGCTCAGTCGCCAAATCCGAAAGGATCGTGGTTTGGTTCGATGAGCTGGGCAAGGATGATATAGGCCTCGTTGGGGGGAAGAACGCCAACCTAGGGGAGCTCAGGTCCTTTGGGATACCGATCCCCCCCGGCTTCGCGATCACCTCTCACGCCTACAAGAGGTTCCTCCACGAAACGGGCATAGCGGATAGGATATACGCCATAATCGAGGAAACGATAAAGGATGGGACGGACCCCGCTCAATTCGATGAGGCCTCGAGGAAGGTTCGCTCCATAATGGAGTCGGCCAAGATCCCGGACGATATAGAAGGGGAGATCAAAGCGGCCTATAGGAAATTGTGCAAGGAGGCTGGGGGCGAAAACCTATTCGTAGCGGTCAGATCATCCGCGACAGCCGAGGATCTCCCGGGCGCATCCTTCGCCGGCCAGCAGGAGACTTACCTGAACGTGCAAGGGGAAGAGGAGCTCATGGAGAAGGTGAAGAAATGCTGGTCCAGCCTATTCACGCCAAGGGCGATATTCTACAGGACGAGCAAGGGCTTCCCGCACGATAAGGTCCTGATAAGCGTGGGCGTTCAAAGGATGGTCGATTCGAGATCCTCTGGCGTCATGTTCACCTTGGACCCGGTGACGGGCGATAGGGATAGGATCGTCATCGAATCGACCTGGGGCCTCGGCGAGAGCCTCGTCTCCGGGGCGGTCAACCCTGATAGGTTCGTGGTGGACAAGAACAAGATGGAGATAGTTCTCAGGGAAATAGCGGATAAGAGGATAGAATACATCAAGGATCCCCAAACCGGCAGGACCGTGCACGCCCAAGTCCCGCAGGAGCGCAGGAGGAGGCCGTCCCTGAGCGATCAGGAGGTCAAGCGCTTGGCCGAGCTGGGGAGGGAGATCGAGGAGCATTACGGAGCGCCGCAGGACATAGAGTTCGCGATCGAGCGGAGCGCCGAATTTCCGAAGAACATATTCATAGTCCAAGCGAGGCCGGAGACCGTTTGGTCGATCAAGGAGAAGGCGGAGACGATCGTCGAAAAGGCCACGGCGGCCGATATGATCCCAATTTTGAAGGGCTTGCCCGCTAGCCCGGGCGTTCACGCTGGCAGGGCGGAGGTCGTCATGAGCCCTGAGGAGGCGGAGAGGAAGATCAAGAAGGGAGATATATTGGTGACGAGGATGACGAACCCGGATTGGGTCCCATATATGAAGCGCGCCGGTGCCGTGATAACCGACGACGGCGGCGTCACCTGCCATGCGGCGATAGTCTCAAGGGAGTTGGGCATACCTTGCATTGTTGGGGCCAAGAACGCCACCAAGGTCCTCAAGACCGGGAAGGAGTATACCGTTGATGCCAAATCCGGCGTGGTTTACGAGGGCCTCGTGGAGGCGATCCTGAAGCCAGAGGCGGAGGGGGCGCCCGCCCTCCCGAGCCCGGCCCCACCATCCCCCATAACCGCAACCAAGGTATACGTGAACCTCTCGATCCCGGAGATAGCGGAGAAGGTCTTCAAGGAAACGAACCCAGACGGCGTGGGACTACTGAGGGCGGAGCATTTGATGCTATCGGTTGGCAAGCATCCCCGCCTCTTGATCGAAGAGGGGGGCGAGCAGAAGATGATCGACGCCTTCGCTGAGGGGATAAGGAAGGTGGCCGAGGCTGCCTTCCCTAGGCCGGTCGTCTATAGGTTCTTGGACTTCAAGCCCGATGAGTTCCTCAGCCTACCGGGCGGGGACAAATATGAAAGGGATGCAGGCCACGTCGGGCCGAACCCGCTGATAGGGTATAGGGGATGCTTCAGATACGTCAAGGAGCCGGACGTCTTCAGGTTGGAGTGTAGGGCGATAAGGAAGGTGAGGGAGCAATTCGGCCTGACCAACGTTTGGGCCATGTTGCCCTTCGTCAGGACCTTGAACGAGTTCAAGAACGCCAAAAGGATAATGGAGGAGGAGGGGCTCGTGAGGTCGTCGAATTTCAAGCTTTGGATAATGGTCGAGGTCCCGAGCACCGTATTCCTCATAGACAAATTCATAGAGGAGGGCATAGACGGCGTTTCGTTCGGGACGAACGATCTCACGATGTTGATATTGGGGATAGATAGGGATGATGCGTCGGTTCAGGAGATATACGATGAGAGGAACTTGGCCGTGCTTAGGGCCATGAGCCACGTAATAAGGGTTTGCAGGGAGCGCGGGGTCACGACATCTATTTGCGGCCAAGCCCCATCGAATTATCCGGAGCTCGTGGAGTTCCTCGTCAAGGAGGGAGCGAGCTCGCTCTCCGTGAACCCCGATAAGGTCGTGGAAACGAAGCTTCTCGTGGCATCGATAGAGCAAAAGATGATCCTAGAGGGCATAAGGGGCGCCAAGCCCTCCCAAGGGCCCTTCGGCTTCCCCTAG
- a CDS encoding type II toxin-antitoxin system VapC family toxin has product MQGKLFDSSAIMNLVRRNELDGLLGNFTLTLASYEVGNALLKWARSKSISLEEAIEALEAIRGVIERMVALSVDGEGREILVLAEREGLTYYDASYLHMAIKCKLALVTDDGKLLEKAKKYVEAFKSAQA; this is encoded by the coding sequence ATGCAGGGTAAGCTTTTCGACTCCTCGGCCATTATGAACTTGGTGAGGAGGAACGAGCTGGATGGATTGCTCGGCAACTTTACCTTAACCTTGGCCTCGTACGAGGTTGGGAATGCCCTTTTGAAATGGGCTCGATCGAAGTCGATAAGCTTGGAGGAAGCCATTGAGGCCCTTGAAGCCATTCGCGGGGTTATCGAAAGGATGGTGGCTTTAAGCGTTGACGGGGAGGGGCGCGAGATATTGGTGCTCGCTGAAAGGGAAGGCCTGACTTACTACGATGCATCATACCTACATATGGCGATTAAATGCAAGCTCGCGCTGGTTACGGATGATGGAAAATTGCTCGAGAAGGCGAAGAAGTACGTTGAGGCTTTTAAAAGCGCCCAAGCTTGA